The following are from one region of the Spodoptera frugiperda isolate SF20-4 chromosome 20, AGI-APGP_CSIRO_Sfru_2.0, whole genome shotgun sequence genome:
- the LOC118282238 gene encoding protein lin-28 homolog isoform X2 encodes MKECSVCAAAAAAAAAAAAAAASWAANHAAEISKASSPIVITNGTLNGTPQYNGTCAAGASGSAVIGVTRRGRCKWFNVAKGWGFITPDDGGQDVFVHQSVIQMPGFRSLGDDEEVEFECKESDKGLEATRVSGPSSVDCQGSHRRPLAKKRCYNCGEFANHIAAKCTISPQPKRCHNCKSEDHLIADCPVKLEKKRDDATKSSSSGSQGGQQDSPPHA; translated from the exons AGTGCAGCGTGTGCGCAGCGGCAGCGGCCGCAGCTgcagcagcggcggcggcggcagcttCATGGGCAGCCAACCACGCGGCAGAGATCAGCAAGGCATCCTCCCCCATCGTCATCACCAATGGCACTCTTAATGGGACACCACAATATAATGGCACCT GTGCAGCGGGCGCGAGCGGCAGCGCCGTCATAGGGGTGACGCGCCGTGGACGGTGTAAGTGGTTCAACGTCGCGAAGGGCTGGGGGTTCATTACCCCTGACGACGGCGGGCAAGATGTTTTTGTACACCAG AGCGTCATTCAGATGCCAGGATTCCGGTCTCTTGGCGACGACGAAGAGGTTGAGTTCGAGTGCAAAGAGTCCGACAAGGGGCTCGAGGCGACGCGGGTCTCCGGGCCTTCATCCGTGGACTGCCAGGGATCACATCGACGTCCACTCGCCAAGAAACG TTGCTACAACTGCGGCGAGTTCGCTAACCACATAGCGGCCAAGTGTACCATCAGCCCACAACCAAAGAGATGTCACAACTGCAAGAGCGAGGATCATCTTATCGCCGACTGCCCAGTCAAG ttgGAGAAAAAGAGGGACGACGCCACCAAGAGTAGTTCGAGCGGCTCTCAGGGAGGGCAGCAGGACAGTCCACCGCATGCGTAA
- the LOC118282238 gene encoding protein lin-28 homolog isoform X1, translating into MKECSVCAAAAAAAAAAAAAAASWAANHAAEISKASSPIVITNGTLNGTPQYNGTCAAGASGSAVIGVTRRGRCKWFNVAKGWGFITPDDGGQDVFVHQSVIQMPGFRSLGDDEEVEFECKESDKGLEATRVSGPSSVDCQGSHRRPLAKKRFRKIRCYNCGEFANHIAAKCTISPQPKRCHNCKSEDHLIADCPVKLEKKRDDATKSSSSGSQGGQQDSPPHA; encoded by the exons AGTGCAGCGTGTGCGCAGCGGCAGCGGCCGCAGCTgcagcagcggcggcggcggcagcttCATGGGCAGCCAACCACGCGGCAGAGATCAGCAAGGCATCCTCCCCCATCGTCATCACCAATGGCACTCTTAATGGGACACCACAATATAATGGCACCT GTGCAGCGGGCGCGAGCGGCAGCGCCGTCATAGGGGTGACGCGCCGTGGACGGTGTAAGTGGTTCAACGTCGCGAAGGGCTGGGGGTTCATTACCCCTGACGACGGCGGGCAAGATGTTTTTGTACACCAG AGCGTCATTCAGATGCCAGGATTCCGGTCTCTTGGCGACGACGAAGAGGTTGAGTTCGAGTGCAAAGAGTCCGACAAGGGGCTCGAGGCGACGCGGGTCTCCGGGCCTTCATCCGTGGACTGCCAGGGATCACATCGACGTCCACTCGCCAAGAAACGGTTCAGAAAGATACG TTGCTACAACTGCGGCGAGTTCGCTAACCACATAGCGGCCAAGTGTACCATCAGCCCACAACCAAAGAGATGTCACAACTGCAAGAGCGAGGATCATCTTATCGCCGACTGCCCAGTCAAG ttgGAGAAAAAGAGGGACGACGCCACCAAGAGTAGTTCGAGCGGCTCTCAGGGAGGGCAGCAGGACAGTCCACCGCATGCGTAA
- the LOC118282238 gene encoding protein lin-28 homolog isoform X3 gives MSGREGGNAVPSSSAAGASGSAVIGVTRRGRCKWFNVAKGWGFITPDDGGQDVFVHQSVIQMPGFRSLGDDEEVEFECKESDKGLEATRVSGPSSVDCQGSHRRPLAKKRFRKIRCYNCGEFANHIAAKCTISPQPKRCHNCKSEDHLIADCPVKLEKKRDDATKSSSSGSQGGQQDSPPHA, from the exons atGAGCGGGAGGGAAGGCGGAAATGCAGTTCCCTCTTCAA GTGCAGCGGGCGCGAGCGGCAGCGCCGTCATAGGGGTGACGCGCCGTGGACGGTGTAAGTGGTTCAACGTCGCGAAGGGCTGGGGGTTCATTACCCCTGACGACGGCGGGCAAGATGTTTTTGTACACCAG AGCGTCATTCAGATGCCAGGATTCCGGTCTCTTGGCGACGACGAAGAGGTTGAGTTCGAGTGCAAAGAGTCCGACAAGGGGCTCGAGGCGACGCGGGTCTCCGGGCCTTCATCCGTGGACTGCCAGGGATCACATCGACGTCCACTCGCCAAGAAACGGTTCAGAAAGATACG TTGCTACAACTGCGGCGAGTTCGCTAACCACATAGCGGCCAAGTGTACCATCAGCCCACAACCAAAGAGATGTCACAACTGCAAGAGCGAGGATCATCTTATCGCCGACTGCCCAGTCAAG ttgGAGAAAAAGAGGGACGACGCCACCAAGAGTAGTTCGAGCGGCTCTCAGGGAGGGCAGCAGGACAGTCCACCGCATGCGTAA